Proteins encoded within one genomic window of Pygocentrus nattereri isolate fPygNat1 chromosome 9, fPygNat1.pri, whole genome shotgun sequence:
- the klhl21 gene encoding kelch-like protein 21: MEKPVLQTQPSMLPFFDTAHAINLLRGIHELRAERKFFDVTLCAEGKEFHCHRTVLAAASTYFRAMFAGTLRESAMDRVVLHEVSAELLGLLVDFCYTGRVTVTHDNVDLLLKTADLFQFPSVKEACCAFLEQRLDVTNCLEIQDFAEAYACRELATSARRFVLKNIVELAKGTDFERLPWKRLLEFVSDDGLCVDKEETAYQIAIRWVKADLQRRLHYWPELLQQVRLPFVRRFYLLAQVESDPLVYLSPACLRLVSEARSFQSCEYDRHDRPCHRMRPRPSTGLAEILVVVGGCDQDCDELVTVDCFNPQTGQWRYLAEFPDHLGGGYSIAALGNDIYVTGGSDGSRLYDCVWRYNSSVNEWTEVSPMLKAREYHSSCVLKGQLYMVASESTERYDHTLDCWEALPPMLHPMDNCSTTACGGRLYAIGSLTAEDTMAIQCYDSDSNRWTLLNCGQLPPWSFAPKSVTLNGLIYFVRDDSAEVDVYNPQKNEWDKINPMNQVHVGGSVAALGGRLYVSGGYDNTFELSDVVEAYDPSTRSWSMAGRLPQPTFWHGSVSIFRQFMPLVPSTFEPIDMPDANDIHLNRHHRHQALHNLNNELNQNHQNREVNAAR, encoded by the exons ATGGAGAAGCCGGTTTTGCAGACACAGCCCTCCATGCTACCATTTTTCGACACAGCGCACGCCATCAACCTCCTGCGGGGGATCCATGAGCTGCGGGCTGAGCGCAAGTTCTTTGATGTGACGCTGTGCGCTGAGGGCAAGGAATTCCACTGCCACCGCACTGTACTGGCTGCCGCCAGCACCTACTTTCGTGCCATGTTTGCAGGCACCCTGCGTGAGAGCGCCATGGACCGTGTGGTGCTGCATGAGGTGTCAGCTGAGCTcctgggcctgctggtggactTTTGCTACACCGGTCGTGTGACAGTCACTCATGACAACGTGGACCTGCTGCTCAAGACTGCTGACCTCTTCCAGTTCCCCTCAGTCAAGGAGGCCTGCTGTGCTTTCCTGGAGCAACGACTGGATGTCACCAACTGCTTGGAGATCCAGGACTTTGCAGAAGCCTACGCCTGCCGAGAATTAGCCACTAGTGCCCGCCGCTTTGTGCTGAAGAACATTGTGGAACTAGCCAAAGGCACAGATTTTGAGAGGTTGCCATGGAAGCGGCTGTTGGAATTTGTTTCAGATGATGGCCTGTGTGTTGACAAGGAGGAGACGGCTTACCAGATTGCCATACGCTGGGTTAAAGCTGACTTGCAAAGAAGGTTGCATTACTGGCCTGAGCTGCTCCAGCAGGTGCGTCTGCCCTTTGTGCGCCGCTTCTACCTGCTGGCCCAAGTTGAAAGTGACCCACTCGTTTACTTGTCGCCTGCCTGCTTACGGCTGGTCAGCGAAGCGCGGAGCTTCCAGTCCTGCGAGTACGACCGGCACGACCGACCCTGCCACCGCATGCGGCCACGGCCTTCAACGGGTCTGGCTGAGATCCTAGTGGTGGTGGGAGGCTGTGACCAGGATTGCGATGAGCTGGTCACTGTGGACTGCTTCAACCCTCAGACTGGTCAGTGGAGGTACCTGGCAGAATTTCCTGACCACCTTGGAGGAGGTTACAGCATAGCGGCACTAGGAAATGATATTTACGTCACAG GTGGCTCTGATGGGTCCAGGCTCTATGATTGCGTGTGGCGCTACAACTCCAGCGTGAACGAGTGGACAGAGGTGTCGCCCATGCTGAAGGCCCGCGAGTACCACAGCTCCTGCGTGCTGAAAGGCCAGCTATACATGGTGGCCTCGGAGAGTACGGAGAGGTATGACCATACTCTGGACTGCTGGGAGGCCCTGCCGCCCATGCTGCACCCCATGGATAACTGCTCCACAACAGCATGCGGCGGGCGCCTCTACGCCATTGGCTCCCTGACTGCAGAAGACACTATGGCCATACAGTGCTATGACAGCGACTCCAACCGCTGGACCCTGCTCAATTGTGGTCAGCTGCCTCCATGGTCCTTTGCACCCAAATCGGTGACTCTCAATGGACTAATCTACTTTGTAAG GGATGACTCAGCAGAAGTTGATGTCTACAATCCACAGAAGAATGAATGGGACAAGATTAATCCAATGAACCAA GTCCATGTTGGAGGCAGCGTGGCAGCTTTAGGAGGCCGTCTCTACGTGTCTGGTGGCTATGATAATACCTTTGAGCTGTCCGATGTGGTGGAGGCCTACGACCCCTCCACTCGCTCATGGAGCATGGCTGGCCGCTTGCCGCAGCCCACCTTCTGGCACGGCAGCGTCAGCATATTTCGCCAGTTCATGCCGCTCGTGCCCAGCACCTTCGAGCCCATTGATATGCCAGACGCCAACGACATTCACCTGAACCGGCACCATCGCCACCAAGCCCTTCACAACCTTAACAACGAGCTCAACCAGAACCACCAGAACCGCGAGGTGAACGCAGCACGCTGA